One genomic window of Cannabis sativa cultivar Pink pepper isolate KNU-18-1 chromosome 2, ASM2916894v1, whole genome shotgun sequence includes the following:
- the LOC133035043 gene encoding zinc finger BED domain-containing protein DAYSLEEPER-like, with the protein MLSEVPFIKDMATQMMSKFQKYWREIHGLMCVAVVLDPRYKFMLLEYYFPVIYGDEQYVTEIAKVRELCCELLEEYGSKFPHLRERRVQEENVSTSSSTRRLDALSNFDRFVRASYRVENMKSELDLYLEENLIPRTEESFDICNYWKVTGLKYPLLSMIAKDVFAVPVSTVASESTFSTGGRHVSSHRSRLHPSTLEALVCTQNWLKTDKKATVNDEDNDVDPTMEPYVVDLDD; encoded by the exons ATGTTATCAGAGGTGCCTTTTATTAAGGACATGGCAACTCAAATGATGTCCAAGTTCCAGAAATATTGGCGAGAGATTCACGGGCTTATGTGTGTGGCGGTTGTTTTAGACCCGAGGTACAAGTTCATGTTGCTCGAATACTATTTCCCTGTAATTTATGGAGATGAGCAATATGTAACTGAAATTGCGAAGGTTCGTGAGCTTTGTTGCGAGCTACTAGAGGAGTACGGGTCTAAGTTTCCTCATTTGAGAGAAAGAAGGGTTCAAGAAGAAAATGTATCAACATCGTCTTCAACACGCCGATTGGATGCCCTTTCTAACTTTGATAGATTTGTTAGAGCTTCCTATCGAGTAGAGAATATGAAGTCTGAACTGGATTTATATTTAGAGGAGAACTTGATACCTAGGACTGAAGAGTCATTTGATATATGCAACTATTGGAAGGTGACGGGCCTCAAATACCCTTTGTTGAGTATGATTGCCAAGGATGTATTTGCTGTGCCTGTTAGCACTGTTGCTTCGGAATCTACATTCAGCACTGGTGGTAGGCACGTGAGTTCACATCGATCGAGACTTCATCCTTCTACATTAGAAGCATTAGTATGTACACAAAATTGGTTGAAGACTGACAAAAAAG caACAGTGAATGATGAAGATAATGATGTTGATCCAACAATG gaGCCTTACGTAGTTGATCTTGATGATTAG